tttatatgtattttatttttgttgcaaCTTTATTTTAATGTTCTAGAAATATAGAATGAGAGCACAATAACACTATAAATAAGAGTGTATGTGCATTCTAGGAAGGAAGCAAAACAATAGgcactaataataattaattatttccaTTGTGTTTTGATTATTGTAGAAAGCATCATGGAACAGGATCAATCAGAAGAGAGTCATGGAAGAAGAGGCACAACCCTGGTGGAAAGTGAAGAAGGCACAAAACTTGAGCTAACTGTGGATGAAGTTGTGGAAGCTTATGTAGGCTCACTTGGATTATCCCAAATCTTGCATGTGCTTGTGGTTTCATTTGCATGGATATTTGATGCACATAGCACATTGGTCACAATCTTCAGTGATGCACAGCCACCTTCTTGGAGGTGCAAGAATGGGGTGTACTGCGCCGCCGGCCACGGCGGTTCTGTTTGTGGCTTGGTGCCTGGGAGCTGGGAATGGGTTGGTGGAGATAGAAGCTCCACCGTAGCTGAATGGGGACTTATATGTGATAGGAAGTTTCTTGCTGCTGTTCCTGCTTCTGTCAACTTCCTTGGTTCTCTTTTAGGTATATACCTGTTTAGAATCTTAATTACTATTCATTTATGCTAATATACATATACTAAAATCATTACTCTATACTTTTAATATAGGATATCATATATCACCATAATATAGTTCCCATGCTTCGTATATATTTAATGTCAATATGtgtacaaaaaaattaattataaagtCAGTCATTTGTATAAATGTTAGAatacaaaatatacattaaaagtatataaaacaatacatatatttatagataaatacgtgatgattaattttttatatacacataaaCAAATACCTTGCATTTTGTACAAAAGGTAAAGGATACAGGGTTTTCTGATCTTTGGTTATAAACATGTGTTGATCTGCATAAAGAGGGTGATTTTATATCCCCTTTTCTGGACTCAACTGAATTGCGAAAATAATTGGTTCCATGTAATAAACTTTTCACCCATTGCAAAAGTGAATTATTGGATATGAATTTGGCCATACACAAGCATGTAATACAAAGACAGTAATGATGCTGTAAACATGAATTGTGTTAGtaattaactaattagttattttgtaacaacattAAATAACATGTTCTTCAAATTTTGGTTCAGGGTCTGCTATATTTGGGCACCTAGCAGATACAtggcttggaagaaaaagagcagtgatgatttcATGCATCTTAACCTCCGTAACATTTTTTGCCACATCCTACTCCCCAAACATCTACGCCTATGCCTTCTTCCGATTCGCAACAGGGTTTGCGAGATCGGGAATTGGCATAAGCTGCATTGTCCTCGCCACAGAGTCAGTGGGACGCAAGTGGCGAGGCCAAGCCGGCCAATACAGCTTCTTCTTCTACACAATTGGATTCCTCTCACTCCCTCTTCTCGCATACCCAACCAGAATAAATTGGAGGAACTTGTACAAATTCTTGTCCATTTTGCCCCTGGCATACGCAATCATAATACTCCCTTGGGTCTCTGAATCCCCAAGGTGGCTTCTAGTAAGAGGCAGAAGCAAAGATGCATTGAAAGTGCTGAAATATTTCGCCAAAATAAACGGCAAAGACGAATTCCCTCAGAATCTAACCTTAGCAAATCCTTCTGAACTGAAAGATGAAGAATCCGGAacaatttcgaacaagagagagAATCTCTGGACCACAAAATGGGCTGCGAAGCGAATGGTTCTTGTTATGATTGCTGGGCTTGGGGTTGGATTTGTTTACTACGGAGTTCAACTCAACATGGGGAATTTGAATTTCAATCTTTATGTCTCGGTGGCTATAAATGCGGTTATGGAAATCCCTGCTGTTTTTGCTGGTTCTTTTCTGTTGGGATTTTCTAAAAGAAGGTTGTTATTCTCTGTTTCATCCTACGTGGCAGGCGTTTCTTGCATTCTGTGCCTAATATTCTCAAAGGGGTATTCAAATTCCAAGGCGCGTGGCAAATTTGGCGGGAACTGGGGGCAGTTGATTGTTGAGGCAGTTGGGTTTATGGGCTCTTCCTTGGCCTATGATATCTTGTACATTTATTGTGTGGAGTTGTTTCCTACAAATGTGAGGAACTTTGCTGTCTCAATGTTGAGGCAAACTGCCATGCTTGGGGGGTCGGTGGCGCCGCTGCTCGTGGTAGTGGGTCGGTTGAGCCCATCACTTTCTTTTATAGTGTTTGGGGTGTTGTCCATTGCTAGTGGCGTTTTGAGCATTTGGATTCCTGAGACTAGGAATGCTCCTTTGTATGACACACTTAAGCAGCAGGAGGAGATGGAGGCTCTTAGTCATGTTTCTAATGGCCATTCTAGGTGCCTAGAATTTGGAAAATGATTCAAGTCAATGGTAAAATTGGTCAATTAAGTCGTTAGACTTTTGACAACTTATCAAAGcttgaaaaaataagaaaagaaaaagcacgtatagacaatgaaaatattaaataatgtaaataatagatatattaGATGTTCAATTCAATAGGTATGTGAatgattattctaatattaaaatataggtgaataatttaaaatataatgtgTTCTACTTAGATTGGGCCAATTTAAAGACCATTGTTCATgttgttcaaaaaaattattaattatctaACATAACCcataaaaaaattctatatatatttCTCTGTATGTAAATTTTATTTATGGCTTTAATGAAGAATGTGATTTAGTTAAAAGCTCCGTAACAAAATTCCCTAGCATTTTTTTAGTTAAtcttagtataatttttttaacaataacgtaataatattttaagaggaataatatataataatattagagagaaaaacaatacTATAATCTactctattatataaaattgaatTTCTACACTTAATGATGGAGCTGACGTGGCATGCTTCTGAGAGTGTTTCCCGATTTATTTCTTTCAATTCATTAAATACAAGTTATTACGATAAGCTaactatatcaactaattgatttgattagatatataatttattataatttatatcaatttaatttggtaatattttttaaattatttattttaatattctgttagtattttttaatttattaaacaaaatttattgtgtgtaataattaattaatttaattaatttattagtcaataaaataataaatctataaataaaataggtaGTTGAGAtattttcaactaataattaaatcaaatcaaatcatatatattGAGCTAAATTCAAATTATGTGAAgtaataactaaattaaaatgagataatttcttaattattcaaattgagtgcaataaatacaaattaattttgttagataatAATAATTGTCTGGTCTACTATATATAAATGGCCACACAAAATTATAAGAATCGTGATTTTTATCACTCTTGCTATTTCAAGTTTtcaactcttcttttcttcttttttttttctttatgtataattttttatatatataaatgtacCCAAAATGAGAAAGTACAGATGAGTGTTTTATTGATTATTTGTTTGATGAATATATCTCAATTTAGACATTCTACTACTGTGGATAGAAGTTATAACATCtcggatttttttaaaattaaataattagttatttataagttatcatattatattgagattttgtttttaagaaatctatttttttaacaaagataattaaataaaaaattattattgaagtttaatttaaatataacttattttattaatttaaactatttattaaaaattagtttgataggcaaaaattaagttaatcttttatagttattattattattattatcattattattattattattattagttactTCTTTCTTTTGGCCGAagccattaaaaaaaaaaaagaataaagaaaagCCAAATGTGGCTCATTtacaagtatatatatatatatatatatatataactaatgTCATTAAGGGACTAAGAAAGAAAAGAACGTGGCTTGCATGCTATTATACTTATATATACTCATGACACCTAATAATACTTTCACACTACAAACTATCATTCATTAGCATCATTTTCTTTTATCACTTTTATTCATTATAGCCGAACtctttagaaagaaaaagagaaataaagggTCGTGGCTTATATGTATACATATATCTATGCAACCATGACACATGTTACATTCATTTAATAACCAATGACACCTAATAAACCTTACTACCACAAATCCTTTTTAATCACCCTCATCACTAATCATACTTTCTTTTCCTTCATGCATCACCGAACCAactttgaaagaaaaagagagagtaAGCCGTGAGTGAGAGGAATCAGAAACCATGGAACCTTACCTCTTTTGAGTTCGATTTTTTGCGATctgtaactccaataaaaaatttaatccggTAAAAGTGTTTGTATCTTCCTCCTCTACGTGTTGGCGTTACCTTTGTCCGGTGAAAATCGACGGTAACGTAGCTCCCCTACCCCTTGAATTTGGCCAACTGGAGTTCTAGGAGGTACGGAGGATTCCGGACGTTTTTTCCTTCAGCAGCACGGTCAGAAAATTTCTCCAAAGTTTCGAGTATTTCGATTACGTACGAAGGTAGGATTTTGGTAAATTTTCATCGGTTAAATTGATATTTGATAAGTGAATTGATGTCGTGATTACTTGTCGGTTGAATTTATATTGATATTTGTGATAAGTTTGAGGTTTGGAGGGTTTACGTGCAGCCAGGAACTGAGTTATTCTGATGATTGTGATTTCTGGATTACGGTAGGATGATTTGAAAATGTTAAAAGTTGCCGGTTTGATttattgaaaatgatttgaaaagagTGTGAAAAATGATTTGGATAAAACCCGAGAAGGGTGGCAGAGTCCGgattttaggggaggtgctgccgaaattttgcTATAAATCTTaagaattgatttgaaatttatttagaagaaaaagattggatttgagaaatggtattatttgatttttgatttatttttaaaaagtactATGTTTAagtttgatttgaaaataaaaagggggattagttttggttttaaaagaaagagagaagacaAACCGGCACGTGTGattatgaaataattaaaaggTCACAAGAGGGTGACAGAGAGTAAATAGTTATAGTGTCGTTGTGAAAAAGTTAAGTCGTGGGCTTGATGTGTGAGTAATTGTACGGAAATCCCGTGTATATGGAATGGCTTCCAGGAGAAAGTGGCACATGTttcagctggagaatcagcgCCTGCAAGTACTTGCAGAGGTCATGTTCGGCATACTTCAACTGGAGAATCAGCGCCTGCAAGAAGTAGAAACTTGCAGAGGTTATGCCGCTGGAATGCCTTATCTGACTTGCGAGTCGGATTGCGTCGGGCGCGGGtcgaaaccgacaaatgagctcattacctgcgataggaccagacatgcatcatccttgtTGTGCATTTGCATTTTATTTGATATGGTGAAATTATCTGTGATTGCCTTCCTGTGTTTATGCATTCCTCACTGTTACTCTGAATTGTGGTAATTAGATGCTTCTCTGTAATTCTTGTATAGTTCATTGTGAATTACTTGAATTGTGGTAACCCTGACTAAACTAACTACCCTCGatcctactaagaactccccagttcttaccccttttcttcctccccttcagatggaaaCCGGAGTTATATTTTACGAGATGgaccctccctatatatacgaGGATATTGTACAGCATAGGTTTTATGTAGTAGCTGCGGAGATTAGGACTCGTATGCACATTCTGCGTGATCATCCTTTCCATCACCCGATTGACACTCCACAGTTTAACCCCGACATGCCCTATGAGTTCCCACTGCAGCGGCTCCACCCGGATGCTCCATTTCACCCGTTTCATGATGGGCCGGTGCCTCACCAGCATCCCGATCAGCCTGCAGATCAGGCGGACCCTGAGCCTGAGCCCATGGAGGAGCATTTTCCAGAGCATGTACCGGAGGAGGACATCCCAGTGGAGCAGATCTCAATATCTTCATCCGAGCCATTTTCTGAGGAGCCGCTTACCGCCTCTATTAGTGGACCGGCGAGTGCTGGTCAGACCAGTAGCACGAGTGCCAGCACCCCTCCTGAGATTATAGAGATTTCCGATGACGAGGACGAGGACCCTGAGGAGTGTTCTGATGTGGTTGTGATCTCCTCTGACGATGATACCTGAGGCCTGGGAGCTGCGGTTGTGCCTTTTGATAGTTTTTTTGTATTAGCCTAGCTTTTGTGTTAATCTCTCACTTTTGGTTAGACTCACTGAGAGAGTAGGGTGTACATAGTTGATTAGGCTAGTTCGGGCGCCAGCTTAGGAATTTTCTGTATGAACCAGGGCCCGGAGTGTTGATTTGTACATAGTAATATTTCTAAAGGGTGGTATGCTAacttatgtatatatatacacacgaCCGTACCTGTATGCTTATGCTTGTGTATGTTTAATTAGTTGTCCTTGCAAGTTTTCTTATAAAAGTTTATCCAAAACTCGATAGTACGCTAACCCGATTACAGGCTTAATAATACATAGTAAAGGTTTCATGTGAACAAGTTGGTGACATTTGATTTCTGATCATGACTTACTGggaattgggtcgttacaatttgctatcagagcagttcgttcctattaAAGCCTGGGAATATGGACTGAGCCATGCTTCGTTGCATTCTCTGAGTTGTGTCTCATGCATATAGGATATCGTTGTGATATGAATTGCATGACTGTCGCTGTGTTTCTATTTTAGAGACTATTCACACTTTGCCTGAAatgttaagactgatcaccttaatattgCACGTTGGGTGTGAACAGGATCTTGATGGCTGCACGGGGACGAGGACGTGGTAGGCGTGGTGTGAATCCTGTAGAGGAACCGACGAGGGGTGCGGATGCTTTTATAGCCGCGATGAACACCATGGCTGAGGCTGTTCGTGAAACGGCAACTGCTACTACGCGAGCAATTGACCGTTTAGGGGAGAGGAACGGAAATCGTAACGGAGGACGCAATGGTGAGCGTGGTGGAGATGGTAATGATAATGAAGGTGCCGAAAACCATGATAACCCTATGACACTGGCAACCTTTCTGAAGGTAAATCCGCCCAAGTTTAAGGGGACGCTTGATGCAACTGAAGCTGACAATTGGTTCCGTGGTATCGAGAAGTCATTGCGAGCGCAACATGTACCAGAAAGACAGTACGTGGAATTTGTGACCTATATGTTGGATGGAGAAGCTGAACACTGGTGGCATGGAGTGCAACGCTTATTAAGGCAAATGGTGGAAGATATTGACTGGGATACTTTTAAGGAGGAATTTTACAAAAAGTACTTCCCTAGAACTGTTCGTGATGCTAAAGAAATGGAACTGATGCAGTTGACGTAGGGGAATATGTCAGTAGCAGAATATACTCGAAAATTTGAGGATTTGTGCCGATTCTCTAAGATCTGTCAGGGAAACCCAGATGATTTTGAAGAATGGAAGTGTTTAAAGTACGAAGGAGGACTTCGCGACGAGCTGATGCATTCATTAGTCTCGCTGGAGATACGGAATTTCGCAGAGCTTGTCAATAAGAGTCAGCTGATGGAAGATTGTGAACATAATCTGTTACATATATCCATGTAACAAACAATATCCATGTTGtattattttcataaaaaactATACATAATTGATTgatctatatataaaaatacttatgtagtAACTAAATACCATATTGTTATCTCGCTAAAGTTAATTCACCTATAATTATGCGAATGTACAGCACTGTCAGATGAAAATTGAttggattatatttatttcCAATGAGGTAAGTGATATTTTAGGCCCAATCACGGTAAGAGTTGAGGAAGGTTTGAAAAATGCTAacaatacaaatattttttatttttaatacccaataataaatatataaattaaaactaatattgttttatacaaaattataaaatgtaTAGCATACTCAAAACATATCCAATCCGTATTAACTGTCATTGTTTATCAATTACGTTACGACAAATCTGGTTATTagaaaagattaaaattaacttaaataaTATACACAATATTATTtcatgctttttatttttattttattatcataaaaAGTCATATATTATAAGAAAACCTTATCTTTTTACCAACGATTCTTTCATTCAATggtttttataaagaaaaaagacATAATAATATTGTGTTTGGCAAGAATATATAGAATTTTGAAAGATTGAAGTATTGGTTTAGTTCTTAACATATTCGTAGATAAAGTGCAGAGTAGATAAAAAGACAgctaataaaagaataaatggTTAAAATTTCCTCAATACTAACAATAGTAGTGTATAATAGGTGTTCTATAACTTTGTTGGATTTGATtgtttctttattattatatgttgtTCTGTTTAATTTATGCTAAAAAGACTTATGATAATCATTTTATTGTAGTAGTGTAAAAGTTGTaggtattatatttattttatatgctCTTAATTCTCATGTCCTTGATGGATATTTGTGACTGagtaattattaaaagaaattggtttaatatttattttatattctatttaaattataatagtgagtaaatattttttttaaataaataatgcaattttttcataaaaaccacgTTTAAATAATTGTGAAATTAGATTATACCACAGATGATGATTAATATTTTGGTATCAGATCTGCTATAAAACAAATATTTAGGAATACAATGTTGTATTATATAATTTAGTTATATATTTCTTatctttaatatatattatttggaTTCGTATATTTCTAAAAAGggttattcaattttttttaaattattaaattaaatcagTTACAAACTAATTAATTAGGTTGATTAAATATCTAGAtatcttataatttaatataatttaatttatatagatACATAATTTTTAcagttttattatttattataataaattctaaagATAATTTTTgcaagttataatttattttttacctGTATATTCGActtttaagaataattttttaattttatatttataaataaattattttctactttaatatataaattttttatgaatttttttattgcGCAATTcactttaacaaaaataaattaatttatgaaaatttaaacTTGAGTGCTTGTTATAGTTAAACtcaaactttaatttattttgtcatattattatataaatattcaaTTCTTTGATTAAACACTTATTTGATTACGAAATGATATTATATGTTACTTTcatattgacaattaaatttcagttattatacaaatattatattttaggtaattgtataattattttgctattttgaaaattattatataattttaagatcatttaattttatttatttttttaaaatattattattattggagaGTAACTAATATTTGTAATAGTCTAAAATTGAGacataaaaatacaaaatattaatatgCTGAAGTTTCGAAGTATAAATCTTGAAGTAAATATATGTGATTATAATTAATGATTATAATTAAaagtctttattttattttaatttgttcgGACATGTTTATCTtacattttatttctttattaattagt
The genomic region above belongs to Arachis stenosperma cultivar V10309 chromosome 5, arast.V10309.gnm1.PFL2, whole genome shotgun sequence and contains:
- the LOC130981367 gene encoding organic cation/carnitine transporter 1-like — its product is MEQDQSEESHGRRGTTLVESEEGTKLELTVDEVVEAYVGSLGLSQILHVLVVSFAWIFDAHSTLVTIFSDAQPPSWRCKNGVYCAAGHGGSVCGLVPGSWEWVGGDRSSTVAEWGLICDRKFLAAVPASVNFLGSLLGSAIFGHLADTWLGRKRAVMISCILTSVTFFATSYSPNIYAYAFFRFATGFARSGIGISCIVLATESVGRKWRGQAGQYSFFFYTIGFLSLPLLAYPTRINWRNLYKFLSILPLAYAIIILPWVSESPRWLLVRGRSKDALKVLKYFAKINGKDEFPQNLTLANPSELKDEESGTISNKRENLWTTKWAAKRMVLVMIAGLGVGFVYYGVQLNMGNLNFNLYVSVAINAVMEIPAVFAGSFLLGFSKRRLLFSVSSYVAGVSCILCLIFSKGYSNSKARGKFGGNWGQLIVEAVGFMGSSLAYDILYIYCVELFPTNVRNFAVSMLRQTAMLGGSVAPLLVVVGRLSPSLSFIVFGVLSIASGVLSIWIPETRNAPLYDTLKQQEEMEALSHVSNGHSRCLEFGK